In Cercospora beticola chromosome 3, complete sequence, the following proteins share a genomic window:
- a CDS encoding uncharacterized protein (BUSCO:EOG092607OQ), producing the protein MANVQQTQAFYALTLEAPSAPTAAVLCNVIPGLKTGDQQIFEARGQRVLLHRITESADRTERKITTVCDQDAFGIIRGVAAFRIPATATDQLVISSDSGRVAMLQYDHEKNRFKRLHLETYGKSGVRRTIPGQYLASDPRGRCIMMASVEKNKVVYMLNRHADGNILISSPHEANQWGSLCFALCALDTGWEPPIFATLEVEYTEAESDPTGEAYQRREKQLVYYTVDMGLNHVVKTWSEPVDYTANMLFGVPGGQDGPSGVLVCCEDRIYYKHDKAANLSIAIPRREGATEDKERKRQIVAGCLHLAKTRHEFFFFLQTEDGDVFKLNINMATDEQGRQTADPEQIVLKYYDTFPVAKQMLLHKKGFLYIAAEDGNTQLFHIDDLADDPEFEPHNTFTSDGVSTDPSEPIEPTYFKPRELTMTHLAVDVPGLHPLMKTRVDNLTHEDAPQIYGIQGKGNRSQFKTIRHGLDVEILINNSMGNVPYDNIWTFKHRATDEHHRYLLLSSNYGDLTIACSIGDSVEQIENSNFLENRATVHAEQMGDAVLVQVHARGIRSIYQDGKLNEWNTPSHRTCVVASANQYQLLLGLSSAELCFFFMGEDGVLVQLDEMPEMSGKITAMSVGQTPKGRQQSKYAVVGCDDCTIRVLSIELDTPLEARSVQALSAVPTSLEIVEMLDPASGTTINVVHIGLQSGLYLRAVIDETTGELGDVRTKFLGTKAPRLCPVQVEDEDCVLACSSRPWLGYNHPQSHLYTVTPLIAEQMEAARAFISPDLSGLCAIQGSSLLIFQLPSVEGRLSHSAIPLNNTPRGMTRNPYFPIWYTVQADGNTLSKATRDQLRGKVIDDDEEATALERHLGLPRGTSHWASCIQAIDPLNRQGVVSTVELGENEAALCCTCVAFESRNYELYLAVGTGQHMSPGTAQQAAGYVHIYKLEEDGTKMTFVHKTKFAQPIYALLPFHGRLALGVGNELLIYDMGMKALLRKARGTATPNQIVSLEAHGNRIICGDVSESVTYLVYKPGFNRLIPFVDDVIQRWTTGTTMIDYETVAGGDKFGNLWVVRCPEQPSQEADEEGAGGFIMNERSYLNGAPYRLDLRAHYYCQDIPMSLQRTALVAGGQEVLFWSGLQGTLGMLVPFVTREDVEFFTSLEQQLRAEDPPLAGRDHLMYRSYYVPVKGVIDGDLCERFMALSYDSKQKVAAEVDRSVKEIEKKVQEMRTRVAF; encoded by the exons ATGGCCAACGTCCAGCAGACTCAGGCGTTCTATGCGCTCACACTGGAAGCGCCTTCCGCGCCGACTGCCGCCGTGCTCTGCAATGTCATTCCGGGACTCAAAACTGGCGACCAGCAAATCTTCGAAGCGCGAGGCCAGCGCGTTTTACTGCACCGCATCACCGAGAGCGCCGACCGGACAGAACGCAAAATCACGACAGTATGCGATCAGGATGCCTTCGGGATCATTCGCGGCGTCGCCGCATTTCGAATCCCTGCAACCGCCACAG ACCAGCTTGTGATTTCCTCCGACTCTGGACGAGTAGCGATGCTACAGTATGACCACGAAAAGAACCGCTTCAAGCGCCTCCACTTGGAAACATACGGTAAGTCAGGTGTGCGACGGACCATTCCAGGTCAATATTTGGCGAGCGATCCTCGAGGGCGATGTATCATGATGGCGAGTGTGGAGAAGAACAAAGTAGTCTACATGTTGAATCGACATGCCGACGGGAATATTCTGATATCGAGCCCACACGAGGCCAATCAGTGGGGCAGCTTGTGCTTTGCGCTGTGCGCTTTGGATACGGGATGGGAACCTCCCATTTTCGCGACTCTCGAAGTCGAGTACACCGAAGCGGAGAGTGATCCCACGGGAGAGGCGTATCAGCGGAGAGAAAAGCAGTTGGTGTACTACACGGTGGATATGGGTCTGAACCATGTCGTCAAGACGTGGAGCGAGCCAGTGGACTACACGGCAAACATGCTTTTCGGAGTACCTGGAGGACAAGACGGCCCATCCGGCGTGCTCGTGTGTTGTGAAGACCGCATCTACTACAAGCACGACAAGGCAGCCAATCTTTCGATTGCCATTCCACGAAGAGAAGGTGCAACCGAAGACAAGGAGCGGAAGCGACAAATTGTGGCGGGCTGCCTGCATCTAGCAAAGACCAGACAtgaattcttcttcttcttgcagaccgaagatggcgatgtcttcaagctcaacatcaacatGGCTACGGACGAGCAGGGACGACAAACAGCAGACCCTGAACAGATCGTGCTGAAGTACTACGACACATTCCCGGTGGCTAAGCAAATGCTGCTGCACAAAAAGGGGTTCTTGTACATTGCCGCCGAAGACGGAAACACACAGCTATTCCACATCGATGACCTTGCGGACGATCCTGAGTTCGAGCCACACAACACCTTCACCTCCGACGGCGTCTCGACGGATCCCAGCGAGCCCATTGAGCCAACATACTTCAAGCCACGCGAGCTCACGATGACACATCTGGCTGTTGATGTGCCAGGCTTGCATCCATTGATGAAGACTAGAGTGGACAATTTGACTCACGAAGATGCCCCTCAGATCTACGGAATTCAGGGCAAGGGCAACCGAAGTCAGTTCAAGACTATCAGGCACGGTCTAGATGTCGAAATCCTCATTAACAATAGCATGGGAAATGTGCCTTACGACAATATCTGGACCTTCAAACACCGAGCGACGGACGAGCACCACAGATATCTTTTGTTGAGCAGCAACTACGGCGATCTCACAATCGCGTGCTCGATTGGCGACTCCGTGGAGCAGATCGAGAACTCGAATTTCTTGGAAAATCGAGCTACGGTGCACGCAGAACAAATGGGAGATGCTGTACTCGTGCAAGTGCATGCCAGAGGTATCCGATCTATATACCAGGATGGCAAGCTGAATGAGTGGAACACTCCATCACATCGCACATGTGTCGTGGCTTCAGCGAATCAGTACCAGCTCTTGCTGGGCCTGAGTTCAGCAGAGCTCTGTTTCTTCTTCATGGGCGAAGACGGCGTTCTCGTCCAACTGGATGAGATGCCCGAGATGAGCGGTAAAATTACAGCAATGTCGGTAGGGCAAACACCAAAGGGACGACAACAATCGAAATATGCAGTGGTAGGCTGCGACGACTGTACCATTCGTGTCCTCAGTATCGAGCTCGATACTCCACTCGAGGCGCGAAGTGTGCAGGCTCTGTCTGCAGTCCCTACTTCTCTCGAAATCGTGGAGATGCTTGATCCTGCTTCCGGTACTACCATCAATGTCGTCCACATCGGTCTGCAGTCAGGCCTATATCTCCGTGCAGTCATCGACGAAACAACTGGAGAACTTGGAGACGTCCGAACCAAATTCCTCGGCACGAAAGCCCCTCGCTTGTGTCCAGTGCAagtcgaggacgaagattGCGTGCTCGCATGCTCAAGTAGACCATGGCTCGGCTACAACCATCCCCAATCGCATCTCTACACGGTTACGCCTTTGATCGCAGAGCAAATGGAAGCCGCACGAGCCTTCATCAGTCCCGACCTCAGTGGACTTTGCGCCATCCAGGGATCTTCACTTCTCATCTTTCAGCTGCCATCAGTAGAGGGCAGACTTTCACACAGCGCAATACCGCTGAACAACACTCCTCGTGGCATGACTCGGAATCCGTACTTCCCGATCTGGTATACTGTCCAAGCTGATGGCAACACCCTTTCCAAAGCCACTCGTGACCAGCTCCGCGGTAAGGtcatcgacgatgatgaagaagccaCGGCGCTCGAGCGCCATCTTGGACTGCCACGCGGTACTTCGCATTGGGCATCCTGCATCCAAGCCATCGACCCACTCAACCGACAAGGCGTTGTGTCCACAGTTGAGCTGGGCGAGAACGAGGCTGCTTTGTGCTGCACGTGTGTCGCTTTCGAGTCACGAAACTATGAGTTGTACTTAGCAGTCGGCACCGGACAGCACATGTCGCCAGGCACTGCACAGCAGGCTGCCGGTTACGTGCACATCTACAAGCTTGAGGAGGACGGCACAAAGATGACATTCGTTCACAAGACCAAGTTCGCACAGCCGATCTACGCCCTACTACCTTTCCACGGGCGACTGGCGTTGGGCGTGGGCAACGAGCTGTTAATTTACGACATGGGTATGAAGGCTCTGCTGCGAAAAGCGCGTGGGACAGCAACGCCCAACCAGATCGTCTCGCTCGAGGCGCATGGTAATCGCATCATCTGCGGTGATGTCAGCGAGAGTGTCACATACCTCGTCTATAAGCCCGGGTTCAATAGGCTGATCCCATTTGTGGACGATGTCATCCAGCGATGGACGACAGGCACAACAATGATCGACTACGAGACCGTTGCAGGAGGCGACAAGTTTGGCAATCTGTGGGTTGTGCGGTGTCCGGAACAACCCAGTCAAGAGGCCGATGAAGAAGGTGCCGGTGGTTTCATCATGAATGAGCGAAGCTACCTGAATGGTGCACCATACCGACTCGATCTGCGTGCACACTACTACTGCCAAGACATCCCCATGAGCTTGCAGCGTACCGCACTTGTGGCTGGAGGTCAAGAAGTGTTGTTCTGGTCTGGTCTGCAAGGTACACTCGGCATGCTCGTGCCATTCGTCACTCGCGAGGATGTCGAATTCTTCACTTCGCTTGAGCAGCAATTGCGTGCGGAGGATCCTCCCCTTGCAGGACGAGACCATCTCATGTATCGATCGTACTACGTCCCTGTCAAGGGCGTCATTGATGGCGATCTCTGCGAACGTTTCATGGCGCTCAGCTATGACAGCAAGCAGAAGGTTGCGGCAGAAGTGGATCGCAGTGTGAAGGAGATTGAGAAGAAGGTGCAggagatgaggacgagaGTGGCGTTTTAA
- a CDS encoding uncharacterized protein (BUSCO:EOG09261OKK), whose product MAAKSMCSRCLRLAIRNTPARSLPSTSRRAFTTAAAKQPSQPRKIHSSTKQRAAPATARSQEPYTPQDAERKVLLQPNNLFHSFTNSPSPAIRKRAAFMKQNAYCPHPEHQATRAPTSPHDLESRKTGAMPPAHVRYECPDCGIPVSCSEQHFASDYESHLEICDLLREINEDDHDLNSGRFFPEFEYPGAQLEEAQVNLQNWDTLLYSREFEAINEERPLRQVTRLLTYPITVGSVLHELSPYSLSQKLTPEGLRSLSALRYTLHPPRSGGGVDIKGLRTQAPPVRLFILGARAESSLPRQVWLQLSYLFPRATFHLIFIGPESMSNRDDEFPLPPRTSQNPFGAIVEDRLGGQMKISTYVEYFHTLHEAQHFTPYDPYFDCFVCFHPGFGHPASSHEWSQTLPQLLETKVPIICTGYTEYDMQRDISWVTDQAKGEMDILLQPGENRFRSLRWDLNDLDPGDVSCGNWGIWGFRGKRYETDEYRGRQQEDGPSGKTEEGPQGEGKPIAL is encoded by the exons ATGGCCGCCAAGTCCATGTGCAGCAGGTGTCTGCGCCTGGCCATCAGAAACACTCCCGCGCGATCATTACCATCCACCTCCAGACGGGCATTTACCACGGCGGCAGCGAAACAGCCCTCACAACCACGAAAGATCCATTCGTCGACGAAACAGCGAGCTGCACCAGCGACAGCACGGTCTCAAGAACCATATACACCCCAAGATGCAGAACGAAAAGTGTTGCTGCAACCCAACAATCTCTTCCACTCCTTCACCAATTCTCCATCGCCGGCGATACGGAAACGAGCGGCTTTTATGAAGCAGAATGCCTACTGTCCACACCCCGAACATCAAGCAACGAGAGCACCTACATCTCCTCATGATCTAGAGTCGAGAAAGACGGGCGCAATGCCCCCTGCACATGTACGATACGAGTGCCCAGACTGTGGCATCCCAGTATCGTGCAGCGAGCAGCATTTCGCTAGCGACTACGAGAGCCATTTGGAAATCTGTGACCTGCTGCGAGAGATCAATGAGGATGATCACGATTTGAACAGCGGGCGGTTCTTCCCCGAATTCGAGTATCCGGGCGCACAACTAGAGGAGGCACAGGTTAACCTACAGAATTGGGACACTCTGTTGTATAGCCGAGAATTTGAAGCAATCAACGAGGAGAGGCCGCTACGACAAGTCACGCGATTGTTGACATATCCCATCACAGTCGGGAGCGTGCTGCACGAACTCAGTCCATACAGCCTGTCACAAAAACTGACTCCCGAGGGACTGAGATCATTATCTG CCCTCCGCTATACCCTCCACCCACCTCGATCCGGAGGCGGTGTTGATATCAAGGGCCTGCGAACCCAAGCACCCCCAGTccgcctcttcatcctcggcgcCCGCGCGGAATCCTCTCTTCCCCGCCAAGTCTGGCTCCAACTCTCATACCTCTTCCCCCGCGCAACATTTCACTTAATCTTCATCGGACCCGAAAGCATGTCCAACCGCGACGACGAATTCCCGCTTCCACCACGCACATCGCAAAACCCCTTCGGCGCCATCGTCGAAGACCGTCTGGGCGGACAAATGAAAATCTCAACATACGTCGAATACTTCCACACCCTCCACGAAGCCCAACACTTCACCCCTTACGACCCTTACTTCGACTGCTTTGTTTGCTTCCATCCAGGTTTCGGACATCCAGCTTCCTCGCACGAATGGTCGCAAACTCTCCCACAGCTTCTCGAGACTAAGGTCCCCATCATCTGTACCGGATATACCGAATACGACATGCAAAGGGATATTTCCTGGGTGACGGATCAAGCGAAGGGCGAGATGGACATTTTGTTGCAGCCAGGAGAGAACCGCTTCAGGAGTCTGAGATGGGATCTGAATGACTTGGATCCTGGGGATGTGAGTTGCGGGAACTGGGGAATTTGGGGCTTCAGAGGGAAGAGGTATGAGACTGATGAGTATCGGGGGCGACAGCAGGAGGATGGGCCCAGTGGGAAAACTGAAGAGGGACCGCAGGGTGAGGGAAAGCCGATTGCGTTGTAG
- a CDS encoding uncharacterized protein (MEROPS:MER0029657) encodes MRGFTFASLATLLSLAFAANKPDANGISTFVDPVTNQTIRRFDCGTTRAKASTHFNETIRFLARNGRRPTGVSRLFKRAAVTPAITVNTYLHLLTTTANAGTLTTEMANAQVAALNKAYNPIGITFNLINVSTTVNDAWAIADGNDMDDAKKALRSGKYRDLNLYFHSDFAGGILGTCTLPSLVTAQTQVSQYYSDGCNINAATMPGGSMDGYNMGMTAVHETGHWLGLLHTFEGYSCEGEGDLISDTPAQSTSTDGCPVKPPKDSCPTKTGVDAIHNYMDYSSDECYSQFTPGQVSRIQTLWQTYREGF; translated from the coding sequence ATGAGGGGCTTCACTTTCGCCTCCTTGGCGACACTGTTGTCCCTGGCTTTCGCAGCCAACAAGCCCGATGCCAATGGCATATCAACTTTCGTTGACCCTGTCACGAATCAAACAATCCGCCGTTTCGACTGCGGGACCACACGTGCCAAAGCTTCTACGCACTTCAACGAAACCATCCGCTTCCTCGCCCGCAATGGCCGTCGTCCAACCGGTGTTTCGCGCCTTTTCAAACGCGCAGCCGTAACACCCGCCATAACAGTAAACAcctacctccacctcctcaccACAACCGCCAACGCCGGAACCCTCACAACCGAAATGGCGAACGCCCAAGTCGCCGCCTTAAACAAAGCCTACAACCCCATCGGAATCACCTTCAACCTCATCAACGTCTCCACAACCGTCAACGACGCCTGGGCCATCGCCGACGGAAACGACATGGACGACGCGAAAAAAGCCCTCCGGAGTGGCAAATACCGTGACCTCAACCTCTACTTCCACTCCGATTTCGCCGGCGGCATCCTCGGAACATGTACCCTCCCCTCCCTCGTCACAGCCCAAACCCAGGTCTCGCAATACTACTCCGACGGCTGCAACATCAACGCCGCCACAATGCCCGGCGGTTCCATGGACGGGTATAATATGGGTATGACAGCTGTTCACGAAACGGGACATTGGTTGGGATTACTTCATACGTTTGAAGGGTATAGTTGTGAAGGTGAGGGGGATTTGATCAGTGATACTCCGGCGCAGAGTACGAGTACGGATGGGTGTCCGGTTAAGCCGCCGAAGGATAGTTGTCCGACGAAGACGGGGGTGGATGCGATTCATAATTATATGGATTATTCGAGTGATGAGTGTTATAGTCAGTTTACCCCCGGGCAGGTTTCGAGGATTCAGACGCTTTGGCAGACTTATAGGGAGGGGTTCTGA
- a CDS encoding uncharacterized protein (MEROPS:MER0036065): MLRATIESACHDSEKLRGGGWEDKLAAPWLPTSSSSTSSDTKDTSPSEPQSSFVRQIAQANDQDVAEMQDGDLYKNVRCPVKILWGEQDQWIPREKMEKLGDMLRQGGRLEEFVVVPEAGHLLMVDQPERVAMEVLGWLWKQS, translated from the coding sequence ATGCTCCGAGCTACAATAGAAAGTGCATGTCACGATTCGGAGAAACTGAGAGGCGGTGGGTGGGAGGACAAGTTGGCAGCGCCCTGGCTGCCAACTTCAAGCTCTTCCACATCGTCCGATACAAAGGACACTTCTCCTTCGGAACCGCAATCGTCTTTTGTCCGACAGATTGCTCAAGCGAATGATCAGGATGTCGCTGAGATGCAGGACGGCGACCTTTACAAGAATGTGCGATGTCCAGTGAAGATTCTCTGGGGAGAGCAGGATCAGTGGATTCCGAGGGAGAAAATGGAAAAGTTGGGTGACATGTTGAGACAGGGAGGAAGATTGGAGGAATTTGTGGTTGTGCCTGAAGCGGGACACTTGCTGATGGTGGATCAGCCTGAGAGGGTTGCTATGGAGGTGCTGGGATGGTTGTGGAAGCAATCATGA